The Lycium barbarum isolate Lr01 chromosome 12, ASM1917538v2, whole genome shotgun sequence genome includes a region encoding these proteins:
- the LOC132623939 gene encoding COBRA-like protein 4, translated as MRGLIGVAGFFLIALIPHHAVAFDPLDPSGNITIKWDVMSWTPDGYVATVTMNNFQMYRHIMTPGWTLGWTWAKKEVIWSMVGAQTTEQGDCSKFKGNIPHCCKKTPTVVDLLPGVPYNQQFTNCCKGGVIASWGQDPQASVSAFQISVGQAGTSNKTVKLPKNFTLLGPGPGYTCGPAKIVPPTKFFTPDLRRKTQALMTWNVTCTYSQFLARKHPSCCVSMSSFYNETITSCPSCACGCENKNKCIKSDSKLLNVVGINTPRKDNAPLIQCTHHMCPIRVHWHVKLNYKDYWRVKLTVTNFNYRINYTQWTLVVQHPNLNNVTQVFSFDYKSLVPYQSVNDTGMFYGMKFYNDLLMEAGPSGTVQSEVLLQKDKETFSFKQGWAFPRKVYFNGDECMLPPPDTYPYLPNFANHSSAAFTTLLFSMLFLFIVLF; from the exons ATGAGAGGTTTGATCGGGGTAGCCGGCTTCTTCTTAATTGCTCTCATTCCTCATCATGCAG TTGCATTTGATCCGTTGGATCCTAGTGGGAATATCACCATCAAATGGGATGTTATGTCTTGGACACCAGATGGTTATGTC GCCACTGTAACAATGAACAATTTCCAAATGTACCGGCATATAATGACCCCTGGTTGGACCCTAGGATGGACATGGGCTAAGAAAGAAGTAATCTGGTCTATGGTGGGTGCACAAACCACCGAACAAGGTGACTGCTCTAAATTTAAAGGCAACATCCCTCACTGTTGTAAGAAGACTCCCACAGTAGTAGATTTGCTCCCTGGAGTTCCGTATAACCAGCAATTCACTAATTGTTGCAAAGGTGGAGTCATAGCTTCTTGGGGCCAAGATCCTCAAGCTTCTGTCTCTGCTTTCCAAATTAGTGTGGGCCAGGCCGGTACGTCGAACAAGACCGTTAAACTTCCTAAGAACTTCACTTTGCTTGGTCCTGGACCTGGATATACTTGTGGCCCTGCTAAGATTGTTCCACCTACCAAATTTTTCACACCTGATCTTCGACGAAAAACTCAGGCCTTAA TGACATGGAATGTGACATGCACATACTCCCAATTTCTAGCACGAAAACACCCGAGTTGTTGTGTCTCAATGTCAAGTTTCTACAATGAAACCATCACTTCTTGTCCTTCTTGTGCTTGTGGATGTGAGAACAAAAACAAATGCATCAA GAGCGACTCCAAACTACTGAATGTTGTTGGAATAAACACTCCAAGAAAAGACAACGCACCACTAATACAGTGCACGCACCATATGTGCCCAATTCGAGTGCATTGGCATGTGAAGCTCAACTACAAGGACTATTGGCGAGTCAAGCTTACTGTGACCAACTTCAATTACAGGATCAATTACACACAATGGACTCTTGTTGTTCAGCATCCAAATCTTAACAATGTTACACAAGTTTTTAGCTTTGATTACAAGTCTTTGGTTCCCTATCAATCCGTCA ATGACACGGGAATGTTCTACGGAATGAAGTTCTACAATGACTTGCTGATGGAAGCAGGGCCATCTGGAACTGTTCAATCAGAAGTTCTTCTCCAGAAGGACAAGGAAACTTTCTCCTTCAAGCAAGGCTGGGCATTTCCCCGGAAAGTTTACTTTAATGGCGATGAATGCATGCTGCCACCACCAGATACTTATCCATACTTACCCAACTTTGCCAATCATAGCTCTGCTGCCTTCACAACTTTGTTATTTTCCATGCTTTTCCTTTTCATTGTACTTTTTTGA
- the LOC132621713 gene encoding uncharacterized protein LOC132621713 isoform X1, producing MEVAGSRRNSFAQTEINWDKLDKTKFYVVGAGIFTGLTVALYPISVIKTRMQVATSNAAKDSAISVIRGLVRSDGVPGLYRGFGTVITGAVPARIIFLTALETTKVAAFKVVEPFKLSETVQAAIANGAAGMLASLCSQSVFVPIDIVSQRLMVQGYSGHASYNGGLDVARKVLKSEGIRGLYRGFSLSVLTYSPSSAVWWASYGSSQRFIWSRLLDNGTEHGGPAPSQGKIVAVQAAGGIIAGATASCITTPLDTIKTRLQVMGHDKRPTARQVVKQLIVEDGWTGFYRGLGPRFVSMSAWGTSMILAYEYLKRLCSVNE from the exons ATGGAGGTTGCTGGATCTAGAAGGAATTCTTTTGCCCAAACAGAGATTAACTGGGACAA GCTTGATAAGACTAAGTTCTATGTCGTAGGAGCTGGGATATTTACAGGGCTTACTGTTGCACTGTACCCCATTTCGGTTATCAAGACTAGAATGCAGGTGGCAACCAGTAATGCTGCAAAAGACAGTGCAATTTCTGTTATTAGGGGGCTTGTGCGAAGCGATGGTGTTCCCGGTTTATATAGAGGTTTTGGAACTGTCATTACAGGGGCGGTTCCTGCCAGGATTATATTTCTCACAGCACTAGAGACCACTAAGGTGGCTGCATTTAAGGTGGTTGAACCATTCAAGCTATCAGAAACTGTACAGGCAGCTATAGCAAATGGTGCTGCTGGCATGCTGGCGTCTCTTTGTTCACAATCTGTCTTTGTTCCAATTGACATA GTTAGTCAAAGGTTAATGGTGCAAGGATACTCAGGACATGCAAGCTACAATGGAGGCTTGGATGTTGCTCGCAAAGTTCTAAAGTCTGAAGGTATTCGTGGACTATACAGAGGATTCAGTCTATCTGTTCTAACATACTCTCCGTCCAGTGCTGTATGGTGGGCAAGTTATGGTTCGAGCCAGCGCTTCATATGGAGCAGGCTCTTGGATAATGGAACTGAGCATGGTGGGCCTGCACCCAGCCAGGGGAAAATAGTGGCAGTTCAAGCTGCTGGTGGGATCATTGCAGGTGCTACTGCATCTTGCATAACAACTCCATTGGACACCATTAAAACTCGATTGCAG GTGATGGGACACGACAAGAGACCTACTGCACGTCAAGTAGTTAAGCAGTTAATTGTTGAGGATGGTTGGACAGGATTTTATAGGGGACTAGGTCCAAGATTTGTCAGCATGTCAGCGTGGGGAACCTCCATGATACTTGCCTATGAATATCTCA AGCGCTTGTGTTCGGTAAACGAATAG
- the LOC132621713 gene encoding uncharacterized protein LOC132621713 isoform X2: protein MQVATSNAAKDSAISVIRGLVRSDGVPGLYRGFGTVITGAVPARIIFLTALETTKVAAFKVVEPFKLSETVQAAIANGAAGMLASLCSQSVFVPIDIVSQRLMVQGYSGHASYNGGLDVARKVLKSEGIRGLYRGFSLSVLTYSPSSAVWWASYGSSQRFIWSRLLDNGTEHGGPAPSQGKIVAVQAAGGIIAGATASCITTPLDTIKTRLQVMGHDKRPTARQVVKQLIVEDGWTGFYRGLGPRFVSMSAWGTSMILAYEYLKRLCSVNE, encoded by the exons ATGCAGGTGGCAACCAGTAATGCTGCAAAAGACAGTGCAATTTCTGTTATTAGGGGGCTTGTGCGAAGCGATGGTGTTCCCGGTTTATATAGAGGTTTTGGAACTGTCATTACAGGGGCGGTTCCTGCCAGGATTATATTTCTCACAGCACTAGAGACCACTAAGGTGGCTGCATTTAAGGTGGTTGAACCATTCAAGCTATCAGAAACTGTACAGGCAGCTATAGCAAATGGTGCTGCTGGCATGCTGGCGTCTCTTTGTTCACAATCTGTCTTTGTTCCAATTGACATA GTTAGTCAAAGGTTAATGGTGCAAGGATACTCAGGACATGCAAGCTACAATGGAGGCTTGGATGTTGCTCGCAAAGTTCTAAAGTCTGAAGGTATTCGTGGACTATACAGAGGATTCAGTCTATCTGTTCTAACATACTCTCCGTCCAGTGCTGTATGGTGGGCAAGTTATGGTTCGAGCCAGCGCTTCATATGGAGCAGGCTCTTGGATAATGGAACTGAGCATGGTGGGCCTGCACCCAGCCAGGGGAAAATAGTGGCAGTTCAAGCTGCTGGTGGGATCATTGCAGGTGCTACTGCATCTTGCATAACAACTCCATTGGACACCATTAAAACTCGATTGCAG GTGATGGGACACGACAAGAGACCTACTGCACGTCAAGTAGTTAAGCAGTTAATTGTTGAGGATGGTTGGACAGGATTTTATAGGGGACTAGGTCCAAGATTTGTCAGCATGTCAGCGTGGGGAACCTCCATGATACTTGCCTATGAATATCTCA AGCGCTTGTGTTCGGTAAACGAATAG